GAGAATTAAAGATTTATTGAAAAAAGAACTTATGATCATGGATTTGAAAGCTACAGAAAAGTTGTCTGCAATAGATGAAATGGTGCAAAAATTGAAAGAGGAAAGTGTACTTTCTGATGCTGAAATGTTTAAGGAAAGTATACTGAAGAGAGAGGAAAGGGGGACAACAGGTCTTGGAGAAGGCATTGCTATGCCACATGCTAAAACAAAGGCAGTAAAAATGCCGGCAGTTTTATTTGCAAAGAGCAAAAAAGGTGTTAATTATGACGCCTTAGATGGTGAAGTAGTTAATATCTTCTTTATGATAGCAGCCACAGAGGGAGCACATGACTCTCATATAGAAACTTTAGCTCAACTTTCTAAAATGCTTATAAATGATAACTTTGTAAAGGAACTAAAAGCTTGTGAAACTTCGGATGAAGTGTACAAATTGATAGATAAATTTTCTGATGAAAAAGAACAACCTGTGGAAGATAAAACAGAAAGAAAAACATCAGCAAAAGATGCCTATATAATTGCAGCAACTGCTTGTCCAACAGGGATAGCACATACTTATATGGCAGCGGAGGCATTAAAAAAAGCTGCCGCAGAAATGGGTGTAAAAATTAAGGTTGAAACAAATGGTGCAGATGGAACAAAGGACCTTTTGACAGCAGAAGATATAAAAAAGGCAACGGGAGTTATACTGGCTACAAATAGAAATATTGAAACAGACAGATTTGATGGAAAACCATTAATTCAGGTTGAAGCAAAGGATGGAATTAATAATGCAAAAAAATTAATTCAAGATGTTTTAGATGGAAAGGCTAAAACATTTATTGCAACTAATAAAAAAACAAAGGAAACATCTAGTGAGATAGAAAAGAAAGGTCTATATAAGCATTTGTTAAGTGGTGTTTCTTATATGTTGCCACTTGTAATAAGCGGTGGAATTTTAATAGCCTTAGCATTCTTAGCTGATACATTGTCAGGAATTAGTGCTGACGAAGTACAAGGAGCCTATGGTTCGACATCAAGTTTAGCAAAGTTATTGATGGGAATTGGTGGAGCGGCTTTTGGTTTATTTGTACCAATTTTAGGAGGCTATATAGCATATAGTATAGGAGAGAGAACTGCATTAACAGCAGGTTTAGTGGCTGGGGCCTTAGCAGCTTCTGGAGGATCAGGTTTCTTAGGTGCAATGCTTGGAGGTTTTTTAGCAGGAGCTGTTGTAAAAATATTAGTAAAAGCACTATCAGGTTTACCAAAGGAATTAAATGGATTAAAGAT
The window above is part of the Fusobacterium russii ATCC 25533 genome. Proteins encoded here:
- a CDS encoding PTS fructose transporter subunit IIABC, producing the protein MRIKDLLKKELMIMDLKATEKLSAIDEMVQKLKEESVLSDAEMFKESILKREERGTTGLGEGIAMPHAKTKAVKMPAVLFAKSKKGVNYDALDGEVVNIFFMIAATEGAHDSHIETLAQLSKMLINDNFVKELKACETSDEVYKLIDKFSDEKEQPVEDKTERKTSAKDAYIIAATACPTGIAHTYMAAEALKKAAAEMGVKIKVETNGADGTKDLLTAEDIKKATGVILATNRNIETDRFDGKPLIQVEAKDGINNAKKLIQDVLDGKAKTFIATNKKTKETSSEIEKKGLYKHLLSGVSYMLPLVISGGILIALAFLADTLSGISADEVQGAYGSTSSLAKLLMGIGGAAFGLFVPILGGYIAYSIGERTALTAGLVAGALAASGGSGFLGAMLGGFLAGAVVKILVKALSGLPKELNGLKMILLYPVLSVLITGVIMVLALNPVVSVINNSLNSWLQSMSGSSALLLGAILGGMMAVDMGGPINKAAYVFGTGTLAATMGTGGSAAMAAVMAGGMVPPIAIALATTLFKKKFTRQEREAGFSNYIMGFSFITEGAIPYAAADPTKVIPASIIGSAVAGALTMFFGIKIPAPHGGILVMFLSNNFFMYLLSIVIGAAVAAVILGLIKKEIKE